Proteins encoded together in one Streptomyces asoensis window:
- a CDS encoding glycoside hydrolase family 5 protein, which produces MRKTSGPSPRTPRLRAALVAVAVAAVTGATLAGSPASASSSGAAPATDTTQFKGVNWADPRDNFADDLLQLSGLSTTDTYRQTYAKATRIIAAFRANLGANTVRLPINPYTVDGAYWKSYRGVIDAASDQGFKVIVSYWEGTGARKDGYIDDTATYWPMWDTVVKAYKNDKHVYFEPMNEPHGYTDTEWADIAAKWLSTYAKVPRNRVFVSGAGYNDHVTSVCADPRLKGTYLSLHHYGFWKDYATYDQWVADLKVRIGDCANRTVADEFGAPMTTGLNYDVKTPDDNFVNYVQAVTDTFRELKMGSVYWPGLRTDDTYSIQTLTGTTARPWLATTNQSGADRLAWAWGRGKPVKG; this is translated from the coding sequence ATGCGCAAGACCTCCGGCCCGTCCCCCCGCACCCCCCGCCTGCGCGCCGCTCTCGTCGCGGTCGCCGTCGCCGCCGTCACCGGCGCGACCCTGGCCGGCAGCCCGGCCTCCGCCTCCTCCTCCGGCGCAGCACCGGCCACCGACACGACCCAGTTCAAGGGCGTGAACTGGGCCGACCCGCGCGACAACTTCGCCGACGACCTGCTCCAGCTGTCCGGCCTGTCGACCACGGACACCTACCGGCAGACCTACGCCAAGGCGACCCGGATCATCGCCGCCTTCCGTGCCAACCTCGGCGCCAACACGGTGCGTCTGCCCATCAACCCGTACACGGTCGACGGCGCCTACTGGAAGTCCTACCGCGGGGTCATCGACGCCGCCTCGGACCAGGGCTTCAAGGTCATCGTGTCCTACTGGGAGGGCACGGGCGCCCGCAAGGACGGCTACATCGACGACACGGCCACCTACTGGCCGATGTGGGACACCGTCGTCAAGGCCTACAAGAACGACAAGCACGTCTACTTCGAGCCCATGAACGAGCCGCACGGCTACACCGACACCGAGTGGGCCGACATCGCGGCGAAGTGGCTGTCGACGTACGCGAAGGTCCCGCGCAACCGGGTGTTCGTCAGCGGCGCCGGCTACAACGACCACGTGACCTCGGTCTGCGCGGACCCGAGGCTGAAGGGCACCTACCTGTCCCTGCACCACTACGGGTTCTGGAAGGACTACGCGACCTACGACCAGTGGGTGGCCGACCTGAAGGTCCGCATCGGCGACTGCGCGAACCGGACCGTGGCGGACGAGTTCGGCGCGCCGATGACGACCGGCCTGAACTACGACGTGAAGACGCCGGACGACAACTTCGTCAACTACGTCCAGGCCGTCACCGACACCTTCCGCGAGCTGAAGATGGGCTCCGTGTACTGGCCGGGTCTGCGCACCGACGACACGTACTCCATCCAGACCCTGACCGGCACCACGGCCCGGCCCTGGCTGGCCACCACCAACCAGTCGGGCGCCGACCGTCTCGCCTGGGCCTGGGGCCGCGGCAAGCCCGTCAAGGGCTGA
- a CDS encoding LLM class flavin-dependent oxidoreductase has translation MTNVRVGVMYDRDWAPEELPGFARRAEELGVDDLWVVEDLGWNGGVSAAAVALGATERLRVGIGIAPAPLRSPALLAMELATLARVFPGRLVAGVGHGVREWMESVGVAPGSPLALLEETITSVRALLRGERVELDGREVRLDGVKLVHPPAEVPPVVAGVVRPRSLELSGRVADGTLVAEGHGPRDLETTRELTAKGGADAGHTLTVLSFACVGDDPGEVARILHPYTEGHGAWLGRPQEEVFTVSGTAAQAAKGVRDLAAAGAGTVVLRVVGPGPLRQLESVLTALGR, from the coding sequence GTGACGAACGTACGGGTCGGAGTCATGTACGACCGCGACTGGGCGCCCGAGGAACTGCCCGGGTTCGCGCGGCGGGCCGAGGAGCTCGGGGTGGACGACCTGTGGGTGGTCGAGGACCTCGGCTGGAACGGCGGGGTGTCCGCGGCGGCCGTGGCACTGGGGGCGACGGAGCGGCTGCGCGTGGGCATCGGGATCGCACCGGCCCCATTGCGCAGTCCGGCGCTCCTGGCGATGGAACTGGCCACGCTGGCAAGGGTGTTCCCGGGCCGGCTGGTGGCCGGGGTCGGGCACGGGGTGCGCGAGTGGATGGAGTCGGTCGGCGTCGCGCCCGGGTCGCCGCTGGCCCTGCTGGAGGAGACGATCACCTCGGTCCGCGCGCTGCTGCGCGGTGAGCGGGTCGAGCTGGACGGCCGCGAGGTGCGTCTCGACGGGGTGAAGCTGGTGCATCCGCCGGCCGAGGTCCCGCCGGTGGTGGCGGGCGTGGTCCGTCCTCGCTCCCTCGAACTGTCCGGCCGGGTGGCGGACGGCACCCTGGTCGCCGAGGGCCACGGCCCGCGGGACCTGGAGACCACCAGAGAACTCACCGCCAAGGGCGGAGCGGACGCCGGACACACGCTGACGGTGCTGTCCTTCGCGTGCGTGGGCGACGACCCCGGCGAGGTCGCGCGGATCCTGCACCCGTACACCGAGGGGCACGGCGCCTGGCTCGGCCGCCCCCAGGAGGAGGTCTTCACCGTCTCGGGCACCGCCGCACAGGCCGCGAAGGGCGTCCGGGACCTGGCCGCCGCGGGCGCCGGCACCGTCGTCCTGCGCGTCGTCGGCCCCGGGCCGCTGCGCCAGCTGGAGTCCGTGCTGACGGCGCTGGGCCGCTGA
- a CDS encoding putative quinol monooxygenase, with the protein MKKTLLAEFTAREGARDEVARLIGDYARAVREEEGNLVFDVYTRASAPRAFWIFEVYRDEDAFQAHLKAPYGGPFNVALAPLIEEDASVLTFLDPLSVRA; encoded by the coding sequence GTGAAGAAGACCCTGCTCGCCGAGTTCACCGCCCGCGAGGGCGCGCGGGACGAAGTCGCCCGGCTCATCGGCGACTACGCCCGCGCGGTGCGTGAGGAAGAGGGCAACCTCGTCTTCGACGTCTATACCAGGGCGTCCGCACCCCGCGCCTTCTGGATCTTCGAGGTGTACCGGGACGAGGACGCCTTCCAGGCACACCTGAAGGCCCCGTACGGCGGGCCCTTCAACGTGGCCCTCGCCCCGCTGATCGAGGAGGACGCCTCCGTGCTGACGTTCCTGGACCCGCTGTCCGTGCGGGCGTGA
- the ligA gene encoding NAD-dependent DNA ligase LigA codes for MTTPGAVIDDAVAYAQAIEDAVRASAAYYEGGTSALDDDAYDRLVRSIAAWEEGHPDQVLPDSPTGKVAGGAVEGDVPHTRAMLSLDNVFSAEEFTAWTASLARRVGHDVTRFSVEPKLDGLAIAARYTHGRLTRLITRGDGTAGEDVSHAIGTVEGLPAELTEPVTVEVRGEVLMTTAQFEHANEVRTAHGGAPFANPRNAAAGTLRARDRAYTVPMTFFGYGLLPLDDTGPALAALLEESAHSDLMLRAGAYGVHTTAATAVPGVTADTPEEVLARVAEIGALRASLPFGIDGIVVKADLAADQLAAGSGSRAPRWATAYKLPAVEKITRLLAVEWNVGRTGVIAPRAVLEPVRIDGSTITYATLHNPSDITRRDLRIGDHVMVHRAGDVIPRVEAPVAHLRTGDEQPVVFPEVCPRCGSDIDTGEQRWRCVNGRDCHLVASLSYAAGRDQLDIEGLGHTRIVQLVEAALVADLADLFTLTREQLLGLDRMGETSTDNLLAAIATARNRPLSRVLCALGVRGTGRSMSRRIARYFATMDHLRAADAEAIRQVEGIGTEKAPSIVAELAALAPLIDKLAAAGVNMTEPGATPPAPPRPEGAEGADPGGDAGDGDAGDGEEAQAAAGPLAGMTVVVTGAMTGALEKLSRNQMNELIERAGGRSSSSVSKKTSLVVAGEGAGSKRAKAETLGVRLAGPDEFAALVADHLETAPGAQPAA; via the coding sequence ATGACGACACCTGGTGCAGTGATCGATGACGCCGTCGCCTACGCGCAGGCGATCGAGGACGCGGTGCGGGCCTCGGCGGCCTACTACGAGGGCGGCACGTCGGCGCTGGACGACGACGCCTACGACCGGCTGGTGCGCTCCATCGCGGCCTGGGAGGAGGGGCATCCGGACCAGGTGCTGCCCGACTCGCCGACCGGCAAGGTGGCCGGCGGGGCGGTGGAGGGCGACGTCCCGCACACGAGAGCCATGCTGAGCCTGGACAACGTGTTCTCCGCGGAGGAGTTCACCGCCTGGACCGCCTCGCTGGCCCGGCGCGTCGGCCATGACGTCACCCGGTTCAGCGTCGAACCGAAGCTCGACGGTCTGGCGATCGCGGCCCGTTACACCCACGGCCGTCTGACCCGGCTGATCACCCGCGGCGACGGGACGGCCGGGGAGGACGTCTCGCACGCCATCGGCACCGTCGAGGGCCTGCCGGCCGAGCTGACCGAACCGGTCACGGTGGAGGTGCGCGGCGAAGTCCTCATGACGACCGCCCAGTTCGAGCACGCCAACGAGGTGCGCACCGCGCACGGCGGCGCACCCTTCGCCAACCCGCGCAACGCGGCGGCGGGCACCCTGCGCGCCAGGGACCGTGCCTACACCGTCCCCATGACCTTCTTCGGCTACGGCCTGCTGCCGCTGGACGACACCGGGCCGGCGCTGGCCGCGCTGCTGGAGGAGAGCGCGCACAGCGACCTGATGCTCCGGGCCGGCGCGTACGGCGTGCACACCACCGCGGCCACGGCCGTCCCCGGCGTCACCGCGGACACGCCGGAGGAGGTCCTGGCCCGGGTGGCCGAGATCGGCGCGCTGCGCGCCTCGCTGCCCTTCGGGATCGACGGCATCGTCGTCAAGGCCGACCTGGCCGCCGACCAGCTGGCCGCCGGATCCGGTTCGCGCGCCCCGCGCTGGGCCACCGCGTACAAACTGCCCGCCGTCGAGAAGATCACCCGGCTGCTCGCGGTCGAGTGGAACGTGGGCAGGACCGGTGTCATCGCCCCCCGCGCCGTCCTGGAACCGGTGCGGATCGACGGCTCCACCATCACTTACGCCACGCTCCACAACCCGTCCGACATCACCCGCCGCGACCTGCGCATCGGCGACCACGTGATGGTGCACCGGGCCGGGGACGTCATCCCGCGCGTCGAAGCGCCCGTCGCCCATCTGCGCACCGGCGACGAACAGCCCGTCGTCTTCCCCGAGGTGTGCCCGCGCTGCGGATCGGACATCGACACCGGCGAACAGCGCTGGCGCTGCGTCAACGGCCGCGACTGCCACCTCGTCGCCTCCCTGTCCTACGCCGCCGGGCGCGACCAGCTCGACATCGAGGGCCTCGGCCACACCCGGATCGTCCAGCTCGTCGAGGCCGCGCTGGTCGCCGACCTCGCCGATCTGTTCACCCTCACCCGCGAACAGCTGCTAGGCCTGGACCGGATGGGCGAGACCAGCACCGACAATCTCCTCGCCGCGATCGCCACGGCGCGGAACCGGCCGCTGTCCCGCGTGCTGTGCGCCCTCGGGGTCCGGGGCACGGGCCGCTCCATGTCCCGCCGGATCGCACGGTACTTCGCCACCATGGACCACCTCCGCGCGGCCGACGCCGAGGCGATCCGGCAGGTCGAGGGCATCGGCACCGAGAAGGCCCCGTCCATCGTCGCCGAACTCGCCGCCCTGGCCCCGCTCATCGACAAGCTCGCCGCCGCCGGGGTCAACATGACCGAGCCCGGAGCGACCCCGCCGGCCCCGCCGCGGCCCGAGGGGGCCGAGGGAGCCGACCCGGGCGGGGACGCCGGGGACGGGGACGCCGGGGACGGGGAGGAAGCGCAGGCCGCCGCCGGGCCGCTGGCCGGGATGACCGTGGTGGTCACGGGCGCGATGACCGGAGCGCTGGAGAAGCTCAGCCGCAACCAGATGAACGAGCTGATCGAACGGGCCGGCGGCCGCTCCTCCTCCAGCGTCTCCAAGAAGACGAGCCTGGTCGTCGCCGGGGAGGGCGCCGGGTCCAAGCGGGCCAAGGCGGAGACCCTGGGGGTCCGGCTCGCCGGGCCCGACGAGTTCGCCGCGCTCGTCGCCGACCACCTGGAGACGGCGCCCGGCGCGCAGCCGGCGGCGTAG
- a CDS encoding M28 family metallopeptidase, with product MPFKSSRPAVVAASTLSVLLLTAVGVHAEEPAQTGSVPDISVARVMRHLDALQRISDANNGNRAHGTAGYQASVDYVKKKLDAAGFITSLQEFEFGGKKSWNLIADWPRGAQSGKVLMVGAHLDSVDTSPGINDNGSSVAAILETALTVSAKNVTPSRHLRFGFWGTEEETYIGSTHYVDTLPAAELSKITAYLNFDMIGSPNPGYFVYDQSPEVARHFDRYFSAKGIPTEPATALNGRSDHEPFLAKGVAVGGIFTGSAEIKTPEQAAKWGGTAGEAMDKCYHQACDTPANIDRRALDVNSDAVAAMVWKLGVRG from the coding sequence GTGCCTTTCAAGTCGTCCCGTCCTGCCGTCGTCGCGGCGTCCACGCTGTCCGTCCTGCTGCTGACGGCGGTCGGTGTGCATGCGGAAGAGCCAGCTCAGACAGGGTCGGTGCCCGACATCTCCGTCGCCAGAGTGATGCGGCACCTGGACGCGCTCCAGCGGATCTCCGACGCGAACAACGGAAACCGGGCCCATGGCACGGCCGGTTATCAGGCCTCCGTCGACTATGTGAAGAAAAAGCTGGACGCCGCTGGATTCATCACCTCGCTCCAGGAATTCGAGTTCGGCGGGAAGAAGAGCTGGAATCTGATCGCCGACTGGCCCCGGGGCGCGCAGAGCGGGAAAGTCCTCATGGTCGGGGCGCACCTCGACTCGGTCGACACGAGCCCCGGAATCAATGACAACGGATCCAGCGTCGCCGCGATCCTGGAGACCGCGCTGACGGTCTCCGCGAAGAACGTCACCCCGTCCCGGCACCTCCGTTTCGGCTTCTGGGGAACGGAGGAGGAGACGTACATCGGGTCCACGCACTACGTGGACACCCTGCCGGCGGCCGAACTGTCGAAGATCACCGCCTATCTGAACTTCGACATGATCGGCTCACCGAACCCCGGGTACTTCGTCTACGACCAGAGCCCCGAGGTCGCCCGCCACTTCGACCGGTACTTCAGCGCCAAGGGCATCCCCACCGAGCCCGCGACCGCCCTCAACGGCCGCAGCGACCACGAGCCGTTCCTGGCCAAGGGGGTCGCCGTGGGCGGGATCTTCACCGGATCCGCCGAGATCAAGACCCCGGAGCAGGCCGCGAAGTGGGGCGGCACCGCCGGTGAGGCCATGGACAAGTGCTACCACCAGGCCTGTGACACCCCCGCCAACATCGACCGGCGAGCCCTGGACGTCAACAGTGACGCCGTCGCCGCGATGGTGTGGAAGCTGGGCGTGCGCGGCTAG
- a CDS encoding LacI family DNA-binding transcriptional regulator, with the protein MSVSGHKGSGSPSGPGPEPHRAASIRDVARAAGVSYQTVSRVINDRPNVREETRRRVEDAIEALGFRRNPTAFALASGVTRTVTVLTSNTTLYGYAATLQGLEEAARAAGYSLGVKLLTPEDDLDRTLTSAVADGGGLVVIGFDRLGATALDHVPADVPCAAVVEAPPPGRTPPRPAVWADDREAARAATAHLLDLGHRTVHYLAIPSSVGTRHSEGPRAQGWRSALETAGVTPPEPHGGKGWDARAGYDQAQALAHDPAVTAVLCGNDDLALGVLRALHHAGRSVPGDVSVIGFDDAPHSGFVTPSLTTVRMDFQGLGRDAFALLRDRLEHAPRPPAPTFAGTALIVRESSGPPPA; encoded by the coding sequence ATGAGTGTGAGCGGTCACAAAGGCTCCGGCAGCCCGTCGGGCCCCGGACCGGAACCGCACAGGGCCGCCAGCATCCGGGACGTCGCCCGGGCAGCGGGCGTCTCGTACCAGACCGTCTCGAGGGTCATCAACGACCGTCCGAACGTCCGCGAGGAGACCCGGCGGCGGGTCGAGGACGCGATCGAGGCGCTGGGCTTCCGGCGCAACCCCACCGCGTTCGCCCTGGCCAGCGGAGTCACCCGGACGGTCACCGTCCTCACGTCGAACACCACCCTCTACGGCTACGCGGCCACGCTCCAGGGCCTGGAGGAGGCGGCCCGCGCGGCGGGCTACTCGCTGGGCGTGAAACTCCTGACGCCCGAGGACGACCTGGACCGCACCCTCACGTCGGCCGTGGCCGACGGAGGCGGGCTCGTGGTCATCGGCTTCGACCGGCTCGGCGCCACCGCCCTGGACCACGTCCCCGCCGACGTGCCCTGCGCCGCGGTCGTCGAGGCGCCCCCGCCCGGCCGGACACCTCCCCGTCCGGCCGTCTGGGCGGACGACCGTGAAGCGGCCCGCGCCGCCACGGCACACCTGCTGGACCTCGGGCACCGCACGGTGCACTACCTGGCGATCCCGTCCTCGGTGGGCACCCGGCACTCGGAAGGACCCCGGGCGCAGGGGTGGCGAAGCGCCCTGGAGACGGCCGGCGTCACCCCGCCCGAACCCCACGGCGGCAAGGGCTGGGACGCTCGGGCCGGCTACGACCAGGCCCAGGCGCTCGCCCACGATCCGGCCGTCACGGCGGTCCTGTGCGGAAACGACGACCTGGCGCTCGGCGTACTGCGCGCCCTGCACCACGCCGGGCGGTCCGTGCCGGGCGACGTCAGCGTCATCGGCTTCGACGACGCCCCGCACTCCGGGTTCGTCACCCCGTCCCTGACGACGGTCCGGATGGACTTCCAGGGACTGGGCCGCGACGCCTTCGCCCTCCTGCGCGACCGCCTGGAGCACGCACCCCGGCCACCCGCGCCGACGTTCGCCGGCACCGCCCTGATCGTCCGCGAAAGTTCGGGCCCACCCCCCGCCTGA
- a CDS encoding FAD-dependent oxidoreductase, translated as MARLLVIGGGIAGTAAALALHKAGQEVAVYEAHPDSAEDIGAFLTLASNGLRALAELDAAPAVTAAGFPLTTMRLLDAEGTEVARAPLGEADDPVLRYRCLRRGELGAALRSEAVGRGIGIVHGARLASVEDGPGGVTAHFTDGSTASGDLLLGADGLNSAVRRSIAPAARPRYAGQHVFYGYSSWAPAAGEDGTACITMIRGSAAAFGHTTSPRGETYWFARVTAEAPLTADETAHAAPTRWRDLLVPLLRRDTTPAADVVAATTGPVLVTNATEIPNGTPWRRGRTLLVGDAAHAASPATGQGASMALEDAVILAKCLRDAPDTESALSRYEALRRPRVEHNTTVSGNISRGVHAPAPGGRPAARPGDALARQLEWAAPLS; from the coding sequence ATGGCGCGTCTCCTGGTGATCGGCGGCGGCATCGCGGGCACGGCGGCGGCCCTGGCGCTGCACAAGGCGGGACAGGAGGTCGCCGTGTACGAGGCGCATCCCGACTCCGCCGAGGACATCGGCGCCTTCCTCACCCTCGCGAGCAACGGCCTGCGGGCCCTCGCCGAGCTCGACGCGGCTCCCGCGGTCACGGCGGCCGGCTTCCCGCTCACCACGATGCGGCTGCTCGACGCCGAGGGCACCGAGGTGGCCCGCGCCCCGCTGGGCGAGGCCGACGATCCGGTGCTGCGCTACCGCTGCCTGCGCCGCGGCGAACTCGGCGCGGCACTCCGGTCGGAGGCCGTCGGCCGTGGCATCGGCATCGTCCACGGCGCCCGGCTCGCCTCCGTGGAGGACGGCCCCGGGGGCGTCACCGCGCACTTCACGGACGGCAGCACCGCCTCGGGCGACCTCCTGCTCGGCGCCGACGGCCTGAACTCCGCGGTCCGGCGGAGCATCGCCCCCGCCGCACGGCCCCGTTACGCGGGACAGCACGTCTTCTACGGCTACTCCTCCTGGGCTCCGGCAGCCGGGGAGGACGGCACGGCGTGCATCACCATGATCCGGGGCAGCGCGGCCGCCTTCGGCCACACGACGTCACCGCGAGGGGAGACGTACTGGTTCGCCCGGGTCACCGCCGAGGCCCCGCTCACCGCCGACGAGACCGCCCACGCCGCGCCCACCCGGTGGCGTGACCTGCTCGTGCCGCTGCTGCGCCGGGACACCACGCCGGCCGCGGACGTCGTCGCGGCCACCACCGGCCCCGTCCTGGTCACCAACGCGACCGAGATCCCCAACGGCACGCCCTGGCGCCGCGGCCGCACCCTGCTCGTCGGGGACGCGGCCCACGCGGCCTCCCCCGCGACCGGGCAGGGCGCCTCCATGGCCCTGGAGGACGCGGTGATCCTCGCCAAGTGCCTGCGGGACGCCCCGGACACGGAGTCCGCGCTCTCCCGCTACGAGGCCCTGCGCCGCCCCCGCGTCGAACACAACACCACCGTCAGCGGCAACATCTCCCGGGGCGTCCACGCGCCCGCGCCCGGCGGCAGACCCGCGGCCCGCCCGGGCGACGCGCTCGCCCGGCAACTGGAGTGGGCCGCGCCCCTGTCCTGA
- a CDS encoding AMP-binding protein yields MTRQPAEQPARRPAERLTESWEPPPAEWNDTARPFEDQVSMIDLIERRVRESPHAPAVRLGEGEVRTYGELWAQSGLLARFLAGHGVGRGAFVGVLHENSWDSVLAVVGVLRTGAAYVPLDARWPATRIAAPLRQSGIGWIVTGHALARRAEEAGQLAGIGVRLVCTDLRAAAPDPLDTEAVGLLWDSVAEDEDLARASGFNQNPGDEISAAQIDTYVSHVRDLVLSAAAAGPRPRVVEVGCGAGLIAGALRGRVAGYTGVDVSAVALERAEREAGEGARFVQAAAADLGRVVAPAGADVVLLASVAQFFPGFEYLRSVLRDAVGALAPGGAVILADLAEPDGGPDSGHLRVPAAWFERLAAQLGLPVRAEIRRRGGDGWPPVLRDRYDVVLRPAPHDADVAHTPVISTWSEVEEAGALPLPAGPGADDTAYVIFTSGSTGVPKGVSVRHRSAVNVIQWVNETYAVGPDDCLLWVTALTFDLSVYDLLGVLAAGASLRVVPAAELGDGERLLDIMLREPITFWDSAPAALGMVMSFADGPDGTDATGGESGIGGTGGVGDTGRAGGSGAADGPVPSLRLVFLSGDWVPLALPGRVRARFPRAHVVALGGATEATIWSNHFDIGEIDPAWTSVPYGKPIQNARYYVLDGDRKPCPIGVEGDLHIAGVVVADGYVGDPELSAAKFTADTVGGPADESMYNTGDRARWMADGNLEFRGRRDDQVKVRGYRIELGEVLAALRQVPGVVDCAVTTLRGDDGPQIVAAVAVGGPEQSRGGGFVRRHLAGSLPSYMLPEHVLVLPALPVGPTGKVDREQLARLAARPRNRRRV; encoded by the coding sequence ATGACGCGACAGCCGGCAGAGCAACCGGCGCGGCGACCGGCGGAGCGGCTCACGGAGTCCTGGGAGCCGCCACCGGCCGAATGGAACGACACCGCACGTCCGTTCGAGGACCAGGTGAGCATGATCGACCTGATCGAGCGGCGCGTGCGGGAGTCCCCCCACGCTCCCGCGGTCCGCCTCGGCGAGGGGGAGGTCAGGACGTACGGGGAGCTGTGGGCGCAGTCGGGCCTGCTCGCCCGTTTCCTCGCCGGTCACGGGGTGGGCCGGGGCGCGTTCGTCGGTGTCCTGCACGAGAACTCGTGGGACAGCGTGCTGGCGGTCGTCGGTGTGCTGCGCACCGGCGCCGCCTATGTGCCGCTGGACGCGCGCTGGCCGGCCACCCGGATCGCGGCGCCCCTGCGCCAGTCGGGAATCGGCTGGATCGTCACCGGGCACGCGCTGGCGCGCCGCGCGGAGGAGGCCGGACAGCTCGCGGGGATCGGTGTGCGGCTGGTCTGCACGGATCTGCGGGCCGCGGCCCCGGACCCGCTGGACACGGAGGCGGTGGGCCTGCTCTGGGACTCCGTCGCCGAGGACGAGGACCTGGCCCGGGCGTCGGGCTTCAACCAGAACCCCGGCGACGAGATCTCCGCCGCGCAGATCGACACCTATGTCTCGCACGTGCGCGACCTGGTGCTGTCGGCGGCTGCGGCGGGACCGCGGCCGCGGGTGGTCGAGGTGGGCTGCGGCGCCGGCCTGATCGCGGGGGCGCTGCGCGGCCGGGTGGCCGGCTACACGGGCGTCGACGTGTCGGCCGTCGCGCTGGAGCGGGCGGAGCGGGAGGCCGGCGAGGGGGCCCGGTTCGTGCAGGCCGCGGCCGCCGACCTCGGCCGGGTGGTGGCCCCGGCGGGCGCGGACGTCGTCCTCCTGGCGAGCGTCGCCCAGTTCTTCCCGGGGTTCGAGTACCTGCGGTCCGTGCTGCGGGACGCCGTGGGCGCCCTGGCGCCGGGCGGGGCCGTGATCCTCGCGGACCTCGCGGAGCCGGACGGGGGCCCGGACTCCGGTCATCTGCGGGTGCCCGCGGCGTGGTTCGAGCGACTGGCCGCCCAACTCGGGCTGCCGGTCCGGGCGGAGATCCGCCGGCGCGGCGGGGACGGCTGGCCGCCGGTCCTGCGGGACCGGTACGACGTCGTCCTGCGCCCGGCGCCGCACGACGCGGACGTCGCGCACACGCCGGTGATCAGCACCTGGAGCGAGGTCGAGGAGGCCGGTGCCCTGCCGCTGCCGGCCGGTCCCGGCGCCGACGACACCGCGTACGTCATCTTCACCTCGGGCTCCACCGGTGTGCCGAAGGGCGTGTCGGTGCGCCACCGCAGTGCCGTCAACGTCATCCAGTGGGTGAACGAGACGTACGCGGTGGGTCCGGACGACTGTCTGCTGTGGGTCACCGCGCTCACCTTCGACCTGTCCGTCTACGACCTGCTCGGCGTGCTCGCGGCGGGCGCCAGTCTGCGTGTGGTCCCGGCCGCCGAACTGGGCGACGGCGAGCGGCTGCTGGACATCATGCTGCGCGAGCCGATCACCTTCTGGGACTCGGCTCCGGCCGCGCTCGGCATGGTGATGTCCTTCGCCGACGGCCCGGACGGGACGGACGCGACAGGTGGGGAGAGCGGGATCGGCGGGACGGGCGGGGTCGGCGATACGGGCAGGGCAGGTGGGTCGGGCGCGGCGGACGGGCCGGTGCCGAGCCTGCGTCTGGTCTTCCTCAGCGGCGACTGGGTTCCGCTGGCCCTGCCCGGCCGGGTCCGGGCCCGCTTCCCGCGGGCCCACGTCGTGGCGCTGGGCGGCGCGACCGAGGCGACGATCTGGTCCAACCATTTCGACATCGGTGAGATCGACCCGGCCTGGACGAGCGTGCCGTACGGCAAGCCGATCCAGAACGCCCGCTACTACGTCCTGGACGGCGACCGCAAGCCGTGTCCGATCGGCGTCGAGGGCGATCTCCACATCGCCGGCGTGGTGGTGGCCGACGGGTATGTCGGCGACCCGGAGCTGTCGGCCGCGAAGTTCACGGCGGACACGGTGGGCGGCCCTGCGGACGAGTCGATGTACAACACGGGCGACCGGGCCCGCTGGATGGCCGACGGCAACCTGGAGTTCCGGGGCCGCCGCGACGACCAGGTCAAGGTCCGCGGCTACCGGATCGAGCTGGGCGAGGTGCTGGCCGCCCTGCGCCAGGTGCCGGGGGTGGTGGACTGCGCGGTCACCACGCTGCGCGGCGACGACGGCCCGCAGATAGTGGCGGCCGTGGCCGTGGGCGGTCCGGAGCAGTCGCGGGGCGGCGGGTTCGTCCGCCGCCACCTGGCGGGGAGCCTGCCCAGCTACATGCTTCCGGAGCATGTGCTGGTCCTGCCGGCCCTGCCGGTCGGCCCCACGGGCAAGGTCGACCGGGAGCAGCTGGCCCGCCTGGCCGCCCGCCCCCGGAACCGCCGGCGGGTGTGA